A single Luteolibacter arcticus DNA region contains:
- a CDS encoding ATP-dependent DNA ligase: MSRASVIEVRFQRGLHLPELDLWLDPWDPKPWAFVSHAHADHFARHETALCSAVTGALVRSRYGVAESRIDAVAFHAPIVRDGFRLRLLPAGHIAGSAMLHVTRVSDGATLLYTGDFKVRKGRTAEPVVFQQADLLILETTFGLPQFTFPPAMEVEGAVLRFVHDTLADGEVPVLLGYSLGKAQEALALLHAHDIPAVLHPSVAEMTAACRAAGVTCLPELLVLGEAGNLPSAIYYPPSAIPPGHAVIAPPNAVRSKLLRAVGNRRVAMLSGWALVPGATFRYRVDEAIPLSDHADYPGLMECLQRVRPKKILTVHGYTREFAAELRLRGYDAWSIAGNDQLDLPLAAPPVRNAASSGIQTTASARHVRPICALADFTSVCRLVGETSSRLEKIRHLAAYLRGLDNENDLALAARWLTGRALPRDSDRRAAQTGGATLRRALLKLPGVREERYREISLSQNDAARTTRLLLQELSLKPEALDLAGLAAFFQQLATATGSLARIDLLAERLRTLHPAEGETLVKLLTGDLRIGLKEGLVEDALAEAFSADPPAVRSAHMLTGDLGETARLAKRKALTDATLRPFVPVKVMLASPMPDAAALVVAASSSSNSQLSTPNSQPLWLEPKYDGIRAQLHKQADRAALYSRDLRPLDGEFPELLAAALSIPGDFILDGEIIAHAEGRRLTFHDLQTRLGKISTAQADLFSATSASIPPVLFVAFDLLHRDGTDLLTHPLAARRALLESAISHPPSAISIIAVRRIEADAETVQAAFKQARSEGHEGLIAKDPASLYSPGRRGRAWLKLKTSTTLDCIVVAAEQGHGKRAEVLSDYTFAVRDETSGQLKIIGKAYSGLTDVEIEELTDHFQRHTLSKDRRKHLVEPNLVLEIAFDSIQASKRHDSGLAMRFPRIHAIRRDKTIADIDTLQYARSLVDG, from the coding sequence ATGTCCCGCGCAAGCGTGATCGAAGTCCGGTTCCAACGCGGTCTCCACCTCCCCGAGCTCGACCTGTGGCTCGATCCGTGGGACCCGAAACCGTGGGCCTTCGTCTCGCATGCCCATGCCGACCACTTCGCCCGGCACGAGACGGCGCTGTGCTCCGCCGTCACCGGCGCGCTGGTCCGCTCGCGCTACGGCGTCGCGGAAAGCCGGATCGATGCGGTCGCCTTTCACGCGCCCATCGTTCGGGACGGCTTTCGCCTGCGCCTGCTGCCCGCCGGTCACATCGCCGGCTCCGCGATGCTCCACGTGACCCGCGTTTCCGATGGCGCCACGCTGCTCTACACCGGCGACTTCAAGGTCCGCAAAGGCCGCACCGCTGAACCCGTCGTCTTCCAACAGGCCGACCTGCTGATCCTCGAGACCACCTTCGGCCTGCCGCAATTCACCTTTCCCCCGGCCATGGAGGTGGAAGGAGCGGTCCTGCGATTCGTCCACGACACCTTGGCCGATGGCGAGGTGCCGGTGCTGCTCGGCTACTCGCTCGGCAAGGCCCAGGAAGCGCTCGCGCTGCTGCATGCCCACGACATCCCCGCGGTGCTCCACCCCAGTGTCGCGGAAATGACCGCCGCCTGCCGCGCCGCCGGGGTGACCTGCCTGCCCGAGCTCCTGGTCCTCGGCGAAGCCGGCAATCTCCCATCTGCCATCTACTATCCCCCATCTGCAATCCCCCCGGGCCACGCCGTCATCGCCCCGCCGAATGCCGTGCGCTCGAAGCTGCTGCGCGCCGTGGGAAACCGCCGCGTCGCGATGCTCAGCGGCTGGGCGCTCGTTCCCGGCGCCACCTTTCGCTATCGCGTCGATGAAGCGATCCCGCTGTCCGACCATGCCGACTATCCCGGCCTGATGGAGTGCCTGCAGCGGGTCCGGCCGAAGAAGATCCTGACCGTCCACGGCTACACCCGCGAATTCGCCGCCGAGCTGAGATTGCGCGGCTACGACGCGTGGTCGATCGCGGGCAACGACCAGCTCGACCTGCCGCTGGCCGCGCCGCCGGTGCGGAATGCCGCCTCCTCCGGCATCCAGACCACCGCCAGCGCCCGCCACGTCCGCCCGATCTGCGCACTGGCCGATTTCACCAGCGTCTGCCGGCTCGTCGGCGAAACCAGCAGCCGTCTGGAAAAGATCCGCCACCTCGCAGCCTACCTACGCGGCTTGGACAATGAGAACGACCTCGCCCTCGCCGCCCGCTGGCTAACCGGCCGGGCCCTGCCCCGCGATTCCGACCGGCGCGCCGCCCAGACCGGCGGGGCCACGCTCCGGCGCGCGCTACTGAAGCTGCCCGGCGTCCGCGAGGAGCGCTACCGCGAGATCTCCCTCTCGCAAAACGACGCCGCCCGTACCACCCGGCTGCTACTCCAGGAACTCTCGCTGAAACCCGAGGCGCTCGATCTCGCCGGCCTGGCCGCGTTTTTCCAGCAACTCGCCACCGCCACCGGCTCGCTGGCACGCATCGACCTGCTGGCCGAGCGCCTCCGCACGCTGCACCCGGCCGAGGGCGAGACCTTGGTGAAACTGCTCACTGGCGACCTGCGGATCGGCCTGAAAGAGGGCCTCGTGGAAGACGCCCTCGCGGAAGCCTTCTCAGCGGATCCCCCCGCGGTGCGCAGCGCCCACATGCTGACCGGCGACCTCGGCGAAACCGCCCGCCTCGCCAAGCGCAAGGCCCTGACCGACGCCACGCTGCGCCCCTTCGTCCCGGTGAAGGTAATGCTCGCCTCCCCAATGCCCGACGCAGCCGCCCTCGTCGTCGCCGCCTCCTCTTCTTCTAACTCTCAACTCTCAACCCCAAACTCTCAACCCCTCTGGCTCGAGCCGAAATACGACGGCATCCGCGCCCAGCTTCACAAGCAGGCTGATCGCGCCGCCCTCTACTCCCGCGACCTGCGCCCGCTCGATGGCGAATTCCCCGAGCTGCTCGCCGCCGCGCTGTCGATCCCCGGCGACTTCATCCTCGATGGCGAGATCATCGCCCACGCCGAGGGACGCCGCCTCACCTTCCACGACCTCCAGACCCGGCTCGGCAAAATCTCCACCGCTCAGGCGGACCTCTTTTCCGCCACCAGCGCCTCCATCCCGCCGGTGCTCTTCGTCGCCTTCGACCTGCTCCATCGCGACGGCACCGACCTCCTCACCCATCCCTTGGCCGCGCGGCGCGCTCTCTTGGAATCTGCCATCTCCCATCCTCCATCTGCGATCTCGATCATCGCGGTGCGCCGCATTGAAGCGGACGCCGAGACGGTCCAAGCCGCATTCAAGCAAGCCCGCAGCGAGGGCCACGAGGGACTCATCGCCAAGGACCCGGCCAGCCTCTACTCGCCCGGCCGCCGCGGCAGGGCATGGCTCAAGCTGAAAACTTCCACCACCCTCGACTGCATCGTTGTCGCCGCCGAACAAGGCCACGGCAAACGCGCCGAGGTCTTGTCCGACTACACCTTCGCCGTGCGCGACGAAACCAGCGGCCAGCTCAAGATCATCGGCAAGGCCTATTCCGGCCTCACCGACGTCGAGATCGAGGAGCTCACCGATCACTTCCAGCGGCACACCCTTTCCAAGGACCGCCGCAAGCATCTCGTGGAGCCGAACCTCGTGCTGGAGATCGCCTTCGACTCGATCCAGGCCTCCAAGCGCCACGACTCGGGCCTCGCCATGCGCTTCCCCCGCATCCACGCCATCCGGCGCGACAAGACCATCGCCGACATCGACACCCTTCAGTACGCCCGGTCACTGGTAGACGGGTGA
- a CDS encoding putative Ig domain-containing protein yields the protein MRFLILFLLALTAIPAFSQGPTVPSNVQATATSGSAVTVTWTASTGTGAITYRVFRNGTQTGTDVSATTFSDTGLTPGTTYSYTVSALNTDGASSQSVAATVTTPNTPGTPTGLRATRGTDQVSLQWNSVSGAIEYVIFRNGTEIDTSTTTTYIDTDIEPATTYRYSVASTNASGDSAKSAEVAVTTKGDGSKREAVWTREFERADGDFDGIVDFDEYLVAFPNKLPEIVMIHRFNSSDDDESGDLTVDEYIAHFAGKTVKRPSKAQAFTLADEFSSIGDADGYLDIYEYALTLNRGTKEAQLTKKFNKADKNDSGFLSPVEFGIRNGRGEEATEITSPLTASGTPGEAFEYEIIATKEPTSYGAVGLPPGLTIDTTTGVISGTPTTVGSYSVTISATDGMGTDTATLTIRIGVPSITSTTIASGSTTASFSYQIIATQTPTAYGAANLPAGLSVNTTTGLISGTPTTAGTSNVVLTATNAAGTGSKVLVLTITAPPSITSALTKSGTTNVAFSYQITATPAATSYTASPLPAGLTFSTTTGLISGTPTVAAVTNVTITATNTGGTDTETLVITISAP from the coding sequence ATGCGTTTCCTCATCCTGTTCCTGCTGGCGCTCACTGCGATTCCCGCTTTCTCGCAAGGGCCGACGGTCCCCTCCAACGTCCAAGCCACCGCCACCAGCGGGTCCGCCGTCACGGTGACGTGGACTGCCTCGACCGGCACTGGCGCGATCACCTACCGGGTCTTCCGCAATGGCACCCAGACCGGCACGGATGTCAGTGCCACGACCTTCAGTGACACCGGCCTGACGCCCGGCACGACCTACAGCTACACCGTTTCCGCCCTCAACACTGACGGAGCTTCCTCGCAATCGGTCGCTGCGACCGTCACCACGCCCAACACGCCGGGCACGCCGACAGGTCTGCGGGCCACCCGCGGCACGGACCAGGTGTCCTTGCAATGGAATTCCGTCAGCGGCGCCATCGAGTACGTCATTTTCCGCAACGGCACGGAGATCGATACTTCCACGACGACCACCTACATCGATACGGACATCGAGCCGGCGACGACCTACCGCTATTCGGTAGCCTCCACGAATGCCTCCGGCGACTCTGCCAAATCGGCCGAAGTGGCAGTCACCACGAAAGGTGACGGCAGCAAGCGCGAGGCCGTGTGGACCCGTGAATTCGAGCGGGCCGACGGTGATTTCGACGGCATCGTGGACTTCGATGAATACCTCGTCGCCTTTCCGAACAAGCTGCCGGAGATCGTGATGATCCACCGCTTCAATTCCTCCGACGACGACGAGAGCGGTGACCTGACGGTGGACGAGTACATCGCCCACTTTGCAGGCAAGACGGTGAAGCGGCCTTCGAAGGCGCAGGCTTTCACCCTGGCGGATGAATTCAGCTCTATCGGCGATGCCGACGGCTACCTCGATATCTACGAATATGCGCTGACGCTGAACCGCGGCACCAAGGAAGCCCAGTTGACGAAGAAGTTCAACAAGGCCGACAAGAACGACAGCGGCTTCCTTTCCCCCGTCGAGTTCGGCATCCGCAACGGCAGAGGTGAAGAAGCGACCGAGATCACCAGCCCCCTGACGGCGAGTGGAACGCCCGGCGAAGCCTTCGAGTACGAGATCATCGCCACCAAGGAACCGACCAGCTATGGCGCGGTGGGTCTCCCGCCCGGCCTGACCATCGACACCACCACCGGAGTCATCAGTGGCACTCCCACGACGGTTGGTTCCTACTCGGTGACGATCAGCGCGACCGACGGAATGGGCACCGATACCGCGACCCTGACGATCCGGATCGGCGTGCCGTCGATCACCAGCACCACGATCGCGAGCGGCTCGACCACTGCTTCGTTCAGCTACCAGATCATCGCCACCCAGACTCCGACTGCCTACGGCGCCGCGAATCTTCCTGCGGGGTTGTCGGTCAACACGACGACCGGATTGATCTCCGGCACGCCCACGACCGCCGGAACTTCCAACGTGGTTCTGACTGCGACGAATGCGGCGGGCACGGGCAGCAAGGTGCTGGTGCTCACGATTACCGCGCCTCCCTCGATCACGAGTGCTTTGACCAAGAGCGGCACCACGAACGTGGCATTCAGCTACCAAATCACAGCGACTCCGGCCGCCACGAGCTACACTGCTTCCCCCCTTCCTGCCGGGCTTACCTTTAGCACGACTACCGGTCTGATCAGCGGCACTCCGACGGTCGCGGCCGTTACCAACGTGACGATCACTGCAACCAACACGGGTGGCACTGATACCGAGACGCTGGTGATCACGATCAGCGCCCCTTGA
- a CDS encoding class II fumarate hydratase — translation MKETRTESDSMGEMQVPAAALYGASTARAVENFPVSGTPLPAELIHAYGRIKRAAAETNAELGLLDPAMAEKIAAAAAEIAEGKHDAQFPIDIYQTGSGTSTNMNVNEVIATLCKPMAVHPNDHVNLGQSSNDTFPTAIHVAAALALRDDLIPALLDLENALKQKAADFSGVLKIGRTHLMDATPVRLGQEFGGWARQAGQSASRSHKSLSALMELPLGGTAVGTGINAHPKFAEKAIARLAADTGLPFLEAEDHFEAQSAKDACLEVHGQLATIAVSLHKIACDLRLLGSGPRCGIGELRLPATQPGSSIMPGKVNPVIPESVTMVAARVAGNQTTVSWCGAGGFLELNVSMPLLGACLLESIRLLANSATILRVKCVDGIEANEARCRELIELSLSMVTSLVPKIGYDRAAAIAKKSVATGRTVRELCRESIGDLGLTAAELEELLNPRRMSGNS, via the coding sequence ATGAAGGAAACCCGCACCGAAAGTGACTCCATGGGCGAAATGCAGGTGCCGGCGGCGGCACTCTACGGCGCCTCGACGGCACGCGCGGTGGAAAACTTCCCCGTTTCCGGAACCCCCCTCCCCGCGGAACTGATCCACGCCTACGGCCGCATCAAGCGCGCCGCGGCCGAGACCAATGCCGAACTCGGCCTGCTGGACCCCGCCATGGCGGAGAAAATCGCAGCCGCAGCGGCGGAGATCGCGGAGGGCAAGCATGATGCCCAGTTCCCGATCGATATCTACCAGACCGGCTCCGGCACCTCCACGAACATGAACGTGAACGAGGTGATCGCCACCCTCTGCAAGCCGATGGCCGTCCATCCGAACGACCACGTGAACCTCGGCCAGTCGTCCAATGACACCTTCCCGACGGCCATCCACGTGGCGGCCGCCCTGGCACTGCGCGACGACTTGATTCCGGCGCTGCTGGACTTGGAAAACGCCCTCAAGCAAAAGGCGGCCGATTTTTCCGGCGTGCTCAAGATCGGCCGGACCCACCTGATGGACGCCACCCCGGTGCGTCTCGGGCAGGAGTTCGGCGGCTGGGCCCGCCAAGCGGGGCAGTCCGCCTCCCGCAGTCACAAGTCACTGAGCGCCTTGATGGAACTGCCGCTGGGCGGGACCGCGGTGGGCACCGGCATCAATGCGCATCCGAAGTTCGCGGAGAAGGCGATCGCCCGGTTGGCGGCGGATACCGGGCTACCGTTCCTCGAGGCGGAGGACCATTTCGAAGCGCAGTCGGCCAAGGACGCCTGCCTCGAAGTCCATGGCCAGCTCGCGACCATCGCCGTCTCGCTGCACAAGATCGCCTGCGACCTGCGGTTGCTCGGCTCGGGACCGCGCTGCGGCATCGGCGAACTCCGCCTGCCGGCCACCCAGCCCGGCTCCTCGATTATGCCGGGAAAGGTGAATCCGGTCATCCCGGAGTCCGTCACCATGGTCGCAGCCCGGGTGGCGGGAAACCAGACCACGGTGAGCTGGTGCGGGGCCGGCGGCTTCCTGGAGCTGAACGTGTCCATGCCCCTGCTCGGAGCCTGCCTGCTGGAGTCGATCCGCCTGTTGGCAAACTCGGCGACGATCCTGCGGGTGAAATGCGTCGATGGGATCGAGGCGAACGAGGCCCGCTGCCGGGAACTGATCGAGCTGTCGCTGTCGATGGTCACGTCGCTGGTGCCGAAAATCGGCTACGACCGCGCCGCGGCGATTGCCAAGAAATCGGTCGCCACCGGCCGCACGGTGCGCGAACTCTGCCGGGAATCCATCGGCGACCTCGGCCTGACCGCCGCCGAGCTCGAAGAATTGTTAAATCCGCGGCGAATGAGCGGCAATAGTTAG